The Coturnix japonica isolate 7356 chromosome 9, Coturnix japonica 2.1, whole genome shotgun sequence genomic interval CCTTTAAAAAACGCTGAACAGCCGCAGCTTTTGTTCTCAGTGGCTTTGGGGTGAGCCACATCATTCACACAAACATTCAGACAGAAAGATCTGGATATCTAAGGTCTTGCTGACTTAATGGGAATATCTTTACAATTAGTGAGCAGATTGCTAAGCAACCGGCTATCAGAAGTTATTATCCTAAGTCTATTCTTCTAGACCTCGACAGTATTGATTATATCAACCTCAATTAAAAAGTAGCTTTATAAACTAGTACTATACAGGAAGCAAAGCTCGTTGGGATGGCCCTGCCAGAGCACCTTTAAGCAGGCACTGAAGTCGTGGATGTTTCAGTCTCTGCCAGCAACCACCACCCCAGCCTGACAGGTAGAGCAGAGCCCTGGCTCCAGCCAATTCCCAGCTCAGGCAGAAAGAAGAGCCAGAAGGTTCAATTaagaagatggagaaagaggCATAGAGTGGTTTTGGAAACTCCCACCCACAGCACACGGATGCCACAGCTGCCAGCCATCCCACCTTCACCTTTCTGCAGAGGAGAGGCATTTTGCCCCAGgatctgctgctcagtgctgaccTGCCCTTGGAAGAACTGAAGCCCTCAGTATTGGCCATGGGCTGCTGtgctccctctcctctctcccttctttttaaTCCTTCTGTGAGGTTTGGCATGTGCAGCCATCCACTGAGCTCAGAGGTGAGGCCTGCCCAAAGCTGAGCACCAAACCTTCAGCTGCGGAAAGCACCAGGGAAAGAAACCCCAGCTGCTCCAAACCCCAGCATGCCAAACATAACCACCGGCCCCTCCCAGCCCCTGGAGACCCAAGGCAAGTTCTGCTGTTGCCTGCATCACATGAACCAACGCCTAATGCAAAACGATGTCCCAGAGccaaaaaagcagcagtcagCAAACCCATCCTCCCATGGAACAAGCtagggaagagcagcagcagcctacTTGTTTTACTTTGCCTGCTGCTGGAGtctaaagcttttctttacGAGTGTGTGAAGGAGTTGAAAAAATCCTCCGGAACATCCAAGGAGCTGTTCTAACTTTCCCAGAGGCTGTAGTGCACGTAGAGAGCTTGCAAACATACCTGCACTCACACATTACAGCTCACAAACACTTCTGTAGGAAGGGTGGGAGGCTGAACCCATCAGGCTCACCTTTGAAACACACACAGCCCATTAGAGGAGAGTCCCCCCCCTTCTCCAGCAGGCAGCCATTTACCAGTGGGAATCAAACCAAGCCAAAATGGATACATCCATAGGGAAACAATTAAAAACCGCATTGATTACATTGTAAAAACAATTAGACCACCCATCCAGGGTTCTGTAAAAGGTCTAAATTGTACTTGCATTGCAAACCTCACCCTGGGTCATCATGGAAACACGTGTAATGTGGAGGCTCTGAAATGTCCTGGAGTCCGTAACACAATGTTATATCCAACAGCAGACAGTGGTCTGGATTAGAGATGTAGTTCTTATGAAGCTGGAAAAAATCCTTCCCCctctcagaacagcagcagggaatgtATTCATCAGCGGGCAGAGGTCAGGTGGTTCCGACTGTGTGAAAACCTTCAAGAAAGAACGTGGAGAAACAGGTCACTGCTGCCACATAACAACCTCACCTGCAGGAGGCATGCACAGCCCAACCAGCACCATGTGGGCAGTGGTGAGGCTGCCTCTGTTTGCTGACCCTGTCATCCAAGGTATGTTTGTGAGCATCCCCCTACTCAGCTGGGGGATAAAACCTTTGAGAGCATCACCAGGACATATCTGGTAACCTCTGTGCAGCAGCCAGAGTGCTCTTCTGCCATGATTTTAGATGATGTCTGTATGAACAGACCCACAGCATGCTTGCTTGAAAGCTGTGATGACTTGGCAACAAGGCCTTAAGGAGAGCCAGTGTTCTCAGTCCATCATATCCAAGGCTACATATTTTTGCCTACTTAACAGCATCCTGTTGCCTCTGCTGTCTGGACTGCTCAGCACCACACCTGACCGTAGCTATAGAGCATAACAGCAGTGCAatttgctgccagctctgccctgctggcaCCCACCTTTGCCCCGAGGACCCTCACTCACCTCTGTACCCGCTCCACCATGTGTGCTATCAGTTTGTCAGAGATGCCAGGGCATGACTCCTCCGCCAGGCTGAAGGCGTTCTCCAGCTCCTCCATAGCTCCCACGTTGCCTCCGGTTTGCTTGTGCTTATCTTTAAGCTGCAACCCAGGAATAGCATGTTAGCTCCTTAGCTCACTGCAGGGAGCGCCTGTCAAGCAGTGCAGACATCAAGTCCCTGTCCCTTGCAGGAAGACTCCAGGAGGGCACCCACATCCTTCAAAACAGCCTTTTTTGTAGGTCAGGAAGATGGGAATGCAAGGTCTGGATTTCAGGCTTTTCTCCAGGTAATAACAGCAATTGAATTCCTTACAGAACAGGCTCTTATGTGCAGCTAAATGTCCTAAATGATACTAGTGCTGGATCGATAGCCCTGAAAAAACACTGGTGTATCTGAACTGGTACAGTCACTTTGCTGCTGGGGACAGCCTGGCAGCCAGTCAAACACCAAAGGCTTCTGAACAGGCAGTGATGAAGATCCCAGTTGTTAATCTGAAATGGCTACGCCTTCATCATTCAGTTACATCACAGAAACCTCGACACGCTGCTGATGCTGAGCCTGAAGCAGTCTGCCACTGGAAATGCAAGGTCACATTCTCTGTAAGTTTCCCACCATACCCATGTAAGCAGCTCACGCTGCAGCTCCTTCCGTGGCACACACCAGGATGCAGCGTGCTAGGCAAAAATCAACCCCGTTTGTAGAACAAGAAGTACCTGCCAGCTAACCCCTGTCTGGCTCAATTAGGCTATGCCAATTAAGGAGCTTTACATAAACCCCATTGCTCTTTGCCTGCAGTTGCACTATCAGCCCTCCTGACTGCTGGAGGTCACCTTTCCTCCCCGGCCCAGAAAGCAGGACAGCACAAACGGTTTGACGTTACCTGATCAAAGACTGCCTGCTTTGGAGGCAAGAGGAGACACAAGCTGTCCCACAGGGAAGCTGCCCACCCAGTGCCACGCTCTGACGCACGgctgcagcccttcagctgGTGTGTGTGGGCTGTGTTACATCAGcgccctgtgctgcagagcagctttctgaagGTTAGCAGGtggcagagagctgtgctgcactacaccatccagcctggctcttATTCTGGCTTGGCCCTCCAGGCCTGAATACTGAGCAGCAAGTCTGGGGCAAAGGAGccaaagcagaaatggaaggCCAAGACGTCACCTCCTATCTGATATCAGCACAGTGGTGCTGCTAAAGAGAAGCCCACAGGTGCACTCAGTGGTTTGAAGAGCTCACAGCTCTTCCCAGAAGGCTGCTAAACAGACAGGACTGAGAAATGGTTAGCAATATGCTGCACAACAAGCAGTACCTTCTGCTTCACGTGCTGATTTCTGCAGTCAGGCACAGTGGACTATGGAAAAGGCCAGTCAGCACAATCCATAGAGTCATTAGGATTGGAACAGACATCTGAGATCTAGTCTGTCAGCTCCCCGTTTCCCAAGCAGTGCTGTCCCGAGGATGGAATGCCTGCTTTCCTGAACAGCCTCTGCTTTTTGTCCTAAAGCAGTAAGTCCTCTTTCCACATAAAACTCTTTTCCCAAGTCTAGTGCAAAGTCCAGAGACCATCTTTGAGAAAGCAGAGCCCTGGAACAGCATCAGGATATAGAAAAGAGCAAGTCCTCAGGAGCAGCAAAAGGTCTCTGTGACTGGCTCCCCAACAGAAGGCATCCTGGATCCCGGCACACAGCATCTATATAAGGTATTTCTTACTAAGAACCCCCCatttctgctctcctgctggGAACAGCAGCTAAAGGTCACTGCCAGAGGGCTCCATTATGatcatcttcctctttccttcccttaaAACATCACCCACTCAGAAAGCCAATTACGGACATTATCCCGTCAATAACTGTAGCTTTTACTGCACCTCCACATCCTCACCCAGAACACAAGGTAACAAAATAGTGAACTTTCCAACTCATTTTCCTTGTCCGTCTATGACAGGCGATGCAGTAGGTCACCCCTTAGCTTTGGTACCTTAGCAACAGAAGATGGCCCAGTAGTTGGCAGAGCCAAGGTCCTACTCACCTCCCCAAAGACTGGGTGGACAAGTGTGGAGAGACACTGTGACCGTGGCTGTCTCTTGATGGGCTCAGAAGGctagaaaacaaggaaaaaagattcGAGCACAGGCAGAGGCTCCCCAGATACACATGCTGCAAAGCTTTTGTTAATTTCACTGCACCTCAATGGCAGTCCCCTCACCAGGTCTCAGGAAAACTACAGCTTATGTTACCATAAGGCCATGGAGAAAAGCTCTGGGGCACCAGCCTCGATACTGGACTAAAGCAAACTATAGACAGAACTGGCATGATTGGCAGCTTCACCAAGCCCCATGAGATGGTGTTAGCTTAGCTCGCTTCTAAAGGAACAGATGGCAACCAGACCTTCTGGGAACCGTGAAGTGCCATTCCTTTGTGCAGCTTGCCCAAGGAGTTGGGACGAATAGTTGGTGGGAATGTCCAGATTGGGCCCTGGTCTCCATCCTCTGTGTCTCCATCACTGCCAACGAAAAGGGGGAGGAGGTCAGCACAAAGCTTCAGCTCCAGTTTTATCTATGCACTGTTGTAGTCACAAGCTCTCccccacacaaacacaaatataCAAGTATTGCCACAGTTATAAAGCCTGAAGCTCTTTGAAAGTAGATATATAGTTGAATGCACATAAAATAAAGGCGAGAGCCTTGTTTCACTACATCAGATGTTTCTCCTTACTACTTTTGGTTCCTTACACTCAGGAGGTGTAGAGGTTCCACGGATAAGACTAGACTACCAGGCTCCACTGAAGCAGGAGGAGGTACAAGCCTGTTTGTTCAGGCAGCAGTCACTCCCACAAAAGCAGATGCTCACATGTTTGCCTGGCTATGATATGATCTCCAACCCAGGTGGGGAAAAGGACCTCAGTTGCCTGCACCTGGGGTACGTGTGGCATAGGAGGGGCATCCTCCATGTGCAATGTGTACATACATGTCAGAATCACCGGAACTTGAATCTTCTCCATGGCCCTCTGACTTCCAGCGCTTGAATCTGTCAATCAACTCCATTAGGAATGAGGTTTTCTTGGTGTAGCGTGTGATGAATTTGTGCTTTAGCAACTCTTTAGCTGTTGGCCTCTGGAATAAATAAGGCAAGCTGCATCTGACCATGTCTGtacaataaaaatgcaagtgTACCTACCACCTTCAATGCTTGCCAGTCTGCAAGCTCagtactgctttttcttcagcagagaGCAAGTATTGCCCTACAAGGGCATTACAGATACTCTACCCAAAGGCAGAGGTGGACAGCAATACTCACAAATCTAGGATCCTTATTGAGGCAGGCTTCCACAAACTCCTTGAAGGGTTTGCTGTGGTGACCTTCAAGTGTTGGAGGATTATTTTTGGGGATCAGGAAGAGAACCCTCATAGGATGGAGGTCAGAATTTGGAGGCTCTCCCTTTGCTAATTCAATGGCTGTAATTCCAAGGGACCATATGTCTGCCTAAGAGAGGAGCAAAGATCAGTGGCTaaaaagcagcaaggagcaATTCTGCAACACGGAAGCATGCAGGGCTGATGAGCAGCTGAAGGGCTCATCATGTATGATCACAGAGTGCTTCACAACTAACAGACAAACTTCTACAGACCCTGAACGACAGGAAAGTACACTACAAGCAGCGTTTCCAGTCCCTGTATTAACCCTACCGCTACCTGCAGCAGCATCAAGTAATCCTCCTGCTGTAGCTCACCTTGAAGTCATAAGCAGACTGTTTGATGACCTCTGGTGCCATCCAGAACGGAGTCCCTACAAAGGTGTTCCTCTTGATTTGTGTATCTGTCAGTTGCCCAGCCACTCCAAAGTCAGCCAGTTTCACATCTCCTTGTTCCGAAAGCAGCACATTGGCAGCTGTTGACACAAATAAGCATTAAGTCCACTACTTCCTGAGTCATCTGCAACCCACACAGGACTGAACACTGGGATGTCCCACaacattccccccccccccttcccccatcctTTGCCTCCATGTAAACCTCAGTTTGGATTCCTGGTATCAGCCTCATCCCCATGCTCAGACCTCTGCTGGGTAACACAGAATACTTCTGTGGTATTAACAAGGAGTAGATGTGAAGGGCCACACAATTACTACATGTGATTCCTGGACACACAAATGAGAGGCACTTGGCCCAAGGTACCTCAAATgaactttactttttttccctcacccTTCAGCAGCATTCAGTCCAAGTTAAACAGCAGATACCTGAAAGCAGCTCACTCATCCTGGCCTTGTACCACTTCCCACTCACTCAGCTTtaagaaagcagcactgctcaggctCTGGAGAGGGAGGTGTGCTGTAGgactgcagagccagcagctaGAGAAACTTGCAGTGTCACGTACACAACAAAATCCTTTCTGTGTCTCCCTGCATGAGGTTTCCTCATTCCACTCATTCACATGCCCTCCCGCTGAGGGTCAGGCAGTGAGCATCCAGCATTGCCCTCTCTCTGTCCTTTGATGCTCTGCTCCTGATGTTACTCTCCTTTGAGAGGCAGGTGCCAGATCTCTCTGCACTGCACAGGGCCAGCAGCCACAACAATCAGGACAATAGGACACATGCAGCCCTGACTTTCCCAGGCTATGAACCCTGCCTGAGGACACCACCACAGTAAGTCTTCATCACGATAACCAGCATGCACATGCCTTGGCatcatcagaaaagcaaatagcCAGACCTAATATCAGCCAGCTGATATTTGAGCACGCCATTCATTGACTCCTTCACTTTAATACCCTGTGTCCATCCAAACTACAAGTGTCAGACAAGAGCTACAGATCCTTACTGTTGCACTACACCCTgaagacaacaaaaacatcagctgCAATAAAATGAGAAGTACCAGATTCAGAAACAAGCAACCTAACAAGAAATGTAACACTAAGAAATAGTCTTGGAAACCTCTCAGATTTGTTCTGCATCATCCTCCTGAATTTACGTTTGAAGTATTGCTCCTACCTTTGATGTCCCTGTGGATCTTCCTCTCAGAGTGCAGGTAATCCAAGCCCTTTAGGATTTCCCTCAGGATAGTAGCTATGTACGTCTCTTCCAAGGGCCCTGGCTTTAGCTGAAAAAGGGCAGGAAGACAACTTAAAGAGTGAGTGATGCTTGCATTTTCAAGCCTCTCCATCTGTTACTTGGAAACCTTTGTCAAGCAGACCATACTCAGCAGGAAgcactgcctgcacacagcccgGTGCACATCTTATTCTATAAGCAGAATGCCAGACTTTGCACCTGGCTACATGACATGGAAAATCTTTGGAGGCTTTTCTGTTAGTCTAGTAAAGGCTTCCCAGACAAACAGCAGGATACTCATCTCTTGCTCTCACTTGGAAATACACTGGTGAACAGAACACCTTATCTGCTTCTGTGGATTAAGCCTCTTTGccagcaggcaggagctgaaTTTCAGCCATCATAACATCAGTGAGAACTTCTGCCTTCTGGCTGTGGAGTGCCAGGGTACTGTATCACAACTTTGCTCCCTCTAATCAGTTCTCCTCTAAACAAGCCCTGCCTTCTGCTGTTGATTACAGGTCCCCCTGCTGCACCCTTCCTCCAACTCAGTGCAGGCTCAGCAGTTTTCACTATATGACCTTCGTTCCTTCTGGAAGAACAGGCTTAATAGtcccaaagagaaaaacagaatcctgtgaaagaacacagcacagcagaactttttttgtgtgtttactATCATTAGTGTTCCCCTGAAGTCTGAGGCAGCTTGTTAGACACGATCAGTATTATTAACACACCTGTAAATCCCAACTGTAGGCCAGGCCAGGTCCCTGCCAAGCCTGATGTCATGCAAGCACTGAACCACAAACTCCTGGCAGGCACAAGACTTCAGTTAGGTGAGCTGTGGATTTATGTTGCTCAAGAACAACTTACTGCTGtcaaatttcatttcactgtttttttccactgtaaagcAGCAGAACACCCTGGAGAATTCTGTTTCAACAGCTGAGCTCCATGCAAACATTTCCTCTGTCCTGGGATATGCATAACCAGCACATCCGCCCTGCACTGCCTACCCTTCAGGCACAGGGCTGTCAAAAAGACGTCACACATCAAGCCAGCATCTGCCTTATGGGCATTTCACAAATCAAAACTTCAGCCAAGATATGTCAGGGCCCAGAGCTTACCACACACTTACCAAATCCAAGGCTGAACCTCCTCCCAGGTACTCCATGATTATCCACAGCTTGGTGCCCTGCAAGTAACAGCACAGTCCAAGAGCAAAGACAGCATTAAGACCAGGCAGACAAGCAGAACACTTGAGGTAAACAGCCCCTGTACACAACACAAGGAATGTTGCCTGCCGTGGCTCTCAAGAGGCAAAAGAGGACCTGCTCCTGCCCCCAgcatttctttgtcttcagtTCTGCTTAAGCAAGCTTAGTAACACTACAGGCACCAGACTGCAGGGAGATAAGCATATTGTCAGGCTGGAGCCATTCAGCATCACTCCAACAGATCTAGCACATTTTGCCAATGACAGGGGAGCTTTGCAGCCTTTGATCACACTAACAGGATTCCAGTTTGAAGGGTATGGTCAGCAAGGCACTTACTTTCTCCCTAGAGAAGATATTTCCAGACTGAGGAGATAAACAGCTGGTCCACAAAACTACAGCTTTCATGGTGGTTTTGGCAGAATGCTGAGAAAATGCATTATCGACTGTGAAAAATATGCAAGGAATAATCGGGATCCAAAGAGCTCAAGGACTGCTGTGCCATACAGCCAGTGTTAAACatgcctccagcagctgccatcACCATTAGGAACTTCTACTGGGGGTTCCTGAACCTGTTTTCAGGGGGAACAACATCACCTCGTTGCTGCACCACTCCTTCAAAGACTCAGACCctgttcttttcattatttcttcaacCCTTCAGTacttccttccctgctcctgttcCCTTATAAGGTAGGGAGTGTGGTAAGAAAGCTCCAGACCTTGATATGTGTAAGTGCTGCCCCACACCTGCCTGCTAGCTTGCAGTGGAAATGAAACAGGCTTGAAGGTTTCAAGCCATCCACTGGAAGCATCCAGTGCTCCGGTGGAAATATCACAATCACAAGATCAAGACAGGCTCCTATTCTTTTCAGAGATAGCTTGGATCCTTCTACAAACATAAAGCCCTCAGTGCTACTACCTTAGAACTGTGGTATTTCCATAAAGCATTCCACAAATTTCCTTTTGAGGATGCTCAGATAGAGGAGGGATCTGCCTTTTCAGTGAGGAGTTTGCTCTTCACTCAAGTACCCTGCTCTTGGGGCCGCACCAGGAACCTCATTTCCACATGCAAGTGTCTTGAAGACCAGCCTCATATGAAaactacacacacacagtgggCAGagccactgctgctcctgctgccacacTGACTCGATGCCCGTGGACTGGGACCTGAGTGCTGTTTGCCATCACCAGCTGCGGGTCCTGCAGAAGCCCAACCCAGTCCCCAAACTGCTGGCAAGAGAATTACCATGGCCTTGTCCTACCTTCAAGTAGGAGCCATAATACCGGGTGATGTAGGGACTGTCACACTGGCTGAGCACCGTAATCTCCTGCTGAATGTCCTCGATTtcatcctcagcctcctccagaTCAATAATCTTGATAGCAACCACCTCCTTGGTGCGGTTGTCGATCCCTTTATACACTTCACCGAATGATCCTTTGCCAATCCGCTCCAGCTTGGTGAACAGTTCCTCAGGATCCACCCTGGAGTGctaaaggagaaaggaaataaggCAAAAGTCAGCAAGtcccacagcagcctgcagagcaccGTGCATATCAGAACTGTTTGCCTTGCATCTTCTATCTACACATCTGCTGTGT includes:
- the STK25 gene encoding serine/threonine-protein kinase 25; translated protein: MAHLRDFGSQHSRVDPEELFTKLERIGKGSFGEVYKGIDNRTKEVVAIKIIDLEEAEDEIEDIQQEITVLSQCDSPYITRYYGSYLKGTKLWIIMEYLGGGSALDLLKPGPLEETYIATILREILKGLDYLHSERKIHRDIKAANVLLSEQGDVKLADFGVAGQLTDTQIKRNTFVGTPFWMAPEVIKQSAYDFKADIWSLGITAIELAKGEPPNSDLHPMRVLFLIPKNNPPTLEGHHSKPFKEFVEACLNKDPRFRPTAKELLKHKFITRYTKKTSFLMELIDRFKRWKSEGHGEDSSSGDSDIDGDTEDGDQGPIWTFPPTIRPNSLGKLHKGMALHGSQKPSEPIKRQPRSQCLSTLVHPVFGELKDKHKQTGGNVGAMEELENAFSLAEESCPGISDKLIAHMVERVQRFSHSRNHLTSAR